A region from the Aphis gossypii isolate Hap1 chromosome 1, ASM2018417v2, whole genome shotgun sequence genome encodes:
- the LOC114122292 gene encoding zinc finger protein 593, which yields MTGPQKKKKHHVGDTFYKRKYKTKHRARDIDEVDNDLKKENADRLLKQALDFDKPGEGQHYCIHCARYFLSDQVLQDHFRTKLHKKRIKELRLEPYTIEEAERAAGFGSYIAPKERVIVTQPINVEEYKEPEQVADICSLNIDLQ from the exons ATGACTGGACcgcagaaaaagaaaaaacaccaTGTTGGAGATACATTCTACAAACGCAAGTACAAGACCAAACATAGAGCCAGAGACATTGACGAG gttgATAATGACTTAAAGAAAGAAAATGCAGACCGTTTGTTAAAGCAAGCTCTTGATTTTGATAAACCTGGCGAAGGACAACACTACTGTATACATTGCGC acGTTACTTTTTAAGTGATCAAGTTTTACAAGATCATTTTCGTACAAAATTACACAAGAAACGAATTAAAGAACTTAGGCTTGAGCCATATACGATTGAAGAGGCTGAAAGAGCGGCTGGTTTTGGCAGTTACATAGCTCCAAAAGAAAGAGTCATTGTTACACAACCAATCAATGTTGAAGAATACAAAGAACCTGAACAAGTTGCTGATAtttgttcattaaatatagatttacaatga
- the LOC126548833 gene encoding serine--tRNA synthetase-like protein Slimp — translation MIKKLFSINSLLKVTKKYSTSKLYIPYNQTSDKYVVVEPYLDLENCLKNINVLKDNITLRGLNIDIDKIYEKWPSFISARDEIVSLNIEKQKIAEQFKKIKKDNGNEILTLKESRSKVMARLKSLRDDISALETEVVIPSLSIPNSLHPECPLSESKILFQHCGKMQIDNKDCIDHLRIGTALECLDYINPVIVYIKNEASLCEQATMAYFNEYLEKSDFIPFCNSDLIKSVIIEGCGADIDNADQTFILSEQDLHLMGGASLQSFCAFLTKASVGGNKLPLKLYSTGRSYKPFIKNIGLFSAVQTNAVEVLIGSTDELKSKDEFDKMLTIYKQLYENIGLDYRIVYSPVSKLENWECLRAQVELYSVSCKNYVAVASLSLSGDFISKRLRIYWSGKDKNNFLHIVNGKVVDTNVLLGCLLEQNVNEFTVPDCMKNYMIK, via the coding sequence atgataaaaaaattattttctattaattccCTTTTAAaggtaactaaaaaatatagtacatcAAAACTGTACATACCCTATAATCAGACATCTGATAAATATGTTGTTGTTGAACCATATTTGGATTTGgagaattgtttaaaaaatattaatgttttaaaagataatattactttaaggggtttaaatatcgatatagataaaatatatgaaaaatggcCAAGTTTTATAAGTGCACGAGACGAAATCGTctctttaaatattgaaaaacaaaaaattgccgaacaatttaaaaaaatcaaaaaggaTAATGGTAATGAGATTCTCACGCTCAAAGAAAGTAGATCAAAAGTAATGGCAAGATTAAAGTCATTGAGAGACGATATCTCTGCATTAGAAACAGAAGTGGTTATTCCTAGTCTTAGCATACCAAACAGCTTACATCCCGAGTGTCCTTTATctgaaagtaaaattttattccAACACTGTGGAAAAATGCAAATCGACAATAAAGATTGCATAGATCATTTAAGAATTGGCACAGCCTTGGAATGTTTGGATTATATAAATCCcgtaattgtttatattaagaatGAAGCGTCTCTATGTGAACAAGCAACAATGGCTTatttcaatgaatatttaGAAAAGTCTGATTTTATACCTTTTTGTAATTCAGATCTTATCAAAAGTGTAATTATCGAAGGATGTGGTGCTGACATTGACAATGCAGaccaaacatttattttgagcGAACAAGATCTACACTTGATGGGTGGTGCAAGTCTGCAATCTTTTTGTGCATTTCTTACCAAAGCGAGTGTAGGAGGAAACAAACTGcctctaaaattgtattcaactgGTCGATCGTATAAACCCTTTATCAAAAACATTGGACTTTTCTCTGCCGTACAAACAAATGCTGTTGAAGTTTTAATTGGTTCGACTGATGAATTGAAATCTAAAGACGAATTTGACAAAATGTTGACCATTTACAAAcagttatatgaaaatatcggTTTAGACTATCGCATAGTTTACTCGCCAGTCTCAAAGTTGGAAAATTGGGAGTGTTTAAGGGCTCAAGTGGAATTGTACTCGGTCAGctgtaaaaattatgttgcTGTTGCTTCGTTATCTTTATCTGGGGATTTTATTAGCAAGCGTTTAAGAATTTATTGGTCTGGCAaagacaaaaacaattttttacatattgtcAACGGTAAAGTAGTAGATACTAATGTACTGCTAGGATGTTTGTTAGAACAAAATGTTAATGAGTTCACTGTACCAGactgtatgaaaaattatatgattaaataa
- the LOC114122288 gene encoding gametogenetin-binding protein 2-like isoform X1 encodes MLQTERMPDLVEVMRMGKDHRLKHRQLPLQVDENLTLVMDLSNEDLVQEVKQVPPLKVQSLDSFVKKYRMLNKRELQDVLKVSIKEILDIMSESIDCVGCRRSAEKLFGEMAKLGQNALFPLVVVNSNFISIRYEFYDEERCMYNLLQNTNGNRLSSIASSRRQSKKSKRCVYHSLESQRLVRPMASGWQDIWRHMTEPCRDEIVLIEASSLLSTLDNYLRKHRFCGDCRTKVMKAYALLIEEEDPSKEKGYIEELYAGIKRCVGDKHVHLDTDINYIGALISRAEPELMGNNISRRERHAKTIEIAQEEVLTCLGICVYERLHRIQLRIREEQYTCQVLAAAAIDGLARRFETAIEVKQGFTKLDQFYNEFSKKEKKTQKRKRLRKQKRSQKKENMPIMLVTRISSPCCDGLDECSCVDEDEDEEEIDFGEDDIDFVDDVDDGVQSNEREDSDENCCFVYEENCMCELHNKRLKKQLKMPGDRKKSVSTPIKPCSCVDCNSKGTRKSKKKKNSGEKEKRNKKKQTKSSKKNTKKIKNPPVQLQSEAEEEVISAYNLVIEDDDDDIEIEDMTDRHSADEHQSEVGDCKSSVINHDLPGSCSSCPSLCDHSQDYGYASAENNNHSNSTSSPDGSDVACSEGFCNHSGDVPSLKIKCYSNMRTLSCKSLPLQQLLIEELEKDAIVVDDTIIPSEEVEMYKVCAMLVNEKRLKLRETLKSGFANLKDPQSL; translated from the exons ATGTTGCAAACAGAGAGGATGCCCGACCTGGTGGAAGTGATGAGAATGGGCAAGGACCATCGGCTCAAGCACAGGCAGTTGCCCCTACAAGTCGACGAGAACTTGACT TTGGTGATGGATCTTAGCAACGAAGATTTGGTACAAGAAGTAAAACAAGTACCACCATTAAAAGTTCAATCTTTGGATagttttgtgaaaaaatatcGCATGCTAAACAAACGCGAATTGCAAGATGTATTGAAAGTATccattaaagaaatattagatataatgaGTGAAAGTATCGACTGTGTTGGATGCCGTAGAAG cgctgaaaaattatttggtgAAATGGCCAAACTTGGTCAAAATGCATTGTTTCCTCTTGTTGTAGTTAATAGCAACTTTATTTCTATAAGATATGAATTTTATGATGAAGAAAGGTGCATGTATAATTTACTTCAGAACACCAATGg gaaTCGTTTATCATCAATTGCATCAAGTCGAAGGCaatcaaaaaaaagtaaaagatGTGTTTACCATTCCCTTGAGTCCCAAAGACTTGTCCGACCCATGGCAAGTGGATGGCAAGATATATGGAGACATATGACTGAACCATGTAGAGATGAAATAGTGCTTATAGAAGCTAGTAGTTTATTGAGCACACTGGATAATTACCTCAGAAAACatag ATTTTGTGGTGATTGTCGTACAAAAGTGATGAAAGCATATGCATTACTTATTGAAGAAGAAGATCCGTCCAAAGAAAAAGGTTATATAGAAGAACTTTATGCAGGTATTAAAAGATGTGTTGGGGATAAACACGTCCATTTAGAcactgatattaattatattggtgCATTGATCAGTCGTGCTGAACCAGAATTAATGGGAAA TAACATTAGTCGTAGGGAACGCCATGCTAAAACTATAGAGATTGCTCAAGAAGAGGTTTTAACATGTTTGGGTATTTGTGTATATGAACGATTACATAGAATACAATTAAGAATTAGAGAAGAACAATATACTTGCCAAGTTCTGGCAGCAGCAGCCATTGATGGTCTTGCCAGAAGATTTgaa acTGCCATTGAAGTAAAACAAGGATTTACCAAGTTAGatcaattttacaatgaattttcaaaaaaagaaaaaaagacacAAAAAAGAAAACGGCTTAGGAAACAAAAAAgatcacaaaaaaaagaaaacatgcCAATAATGTTGGTAACAAGAATATCATCACCATGTTGTGAT ggATTAGATGAATGCTCATGTGTTGATGAAGATGAAGATGAAGAAGAAATTGATTTTGGTGAAGATGATATTGATTTTGTGGATGATGTTGATGATGGTGTACAATCTAAT gaaaGAGAAGATTCTGatgaaaattgttgttttgtttACGAAGAAAATTGTATGTGTGAACTTCATAATAAAAGATTgaaaaaa caaCTCAAAATGCCCGGTGACcgaaaaaaaagtgtttcgACTCCAATTAAACCATGCAGCTGTGTTGACTGTAATTCTAAAGGGacaagaaaatcaaaaaagaaaaaaaatagtggagAGAAAgaaaaacgtaataaaaagaaacaaacCAAAAGCagcaaaaaaaatacaaaaaaaattaagaatccTCCAGTTCAATTACAAAGTGAAGCAGAAGAAGAAGTTATAAGTGCTTATAATTTGGTTATTgaagatgatgatgatgatattgAAATAGAAGATATGACTGACCGTCATTCTGCTGATGAGCATCAATCTGAAGTTGGTGACTGTAAGTCTAGTGTAATCAATCATGATCTACCTGGTAGTTGTAGTTCGTGTCCATCATTATGCGATCATTCACAAGACTATGGCTATGCATCAGCTGAAAATAACAATCATAGTAATAGTACCAGCTCACCAGATGGTTCAGATGTGGCATGCTCAGAAGGATTTTGTAACCACTCag GAGATGTaccttcattaaaaataaaatgttattctaaCATGAGGACATTATCCTGCAAGTCATTGCCACTTCAACAGTTGTTAATAGAAGAACTG gagAAAGATGCTATTGTCGTTGATGATACAATAATACCATCAGAGGAGGTGGAGATGTACAAAGTCTGTGCAATGTTAGTGAATGAGAAACGTCTAAAACTTAGAGAAACACTTAAAAGTGGATTTGCTAATTTGAAAGACCCTCAGTCCTTATGA
- the LOC114122288 gene encoding gametogenetin-binding protein 2-like isoform X2 gives MLQTERMPDLVEVMRMGKDHRLKHRQLPLQVDENLTLVMDLSNEDLVQEVKQVPPLKVQSLDSFVKKYRMLNKRELQDVLKVSIKEILDIMSESIDCVGCRRSAEKLFGEMAKLGQNALFPLVVVNSNFISIRYEFYDEERCMYNLLQNTNGNRLSSIASSRRQSKKSKRCVYHSLESQRLVRPMASGWQDIWRHMTEPCRDEIVLIEASSLLSTLDNYLRKHRFCGDCRTKVMKAYALLIEEEDPSKEKGYIEELYAGIKRCVGDKHVHLDTDINYIGALISRAEPELMGNRRERHAKTIEIAQEEVLTCLGICVYERLHRIQLRIREEQYTCQVLAAAAIDGLARRFETAIEVKQGFTKLDQFYNEFSKKEKKTQKRKRLRKQKRSQKKENMPIMLVTRISSPCCDGLDECSCVDEDEDEEEIDFGEDDIDFVDDVDDGVQSNEREDSDENCCFVYEENCMCELHNKRLKKQLKMPGDRKKSVSTPIKPCSCVDCNSKGTRKSKKKKNSGEKEKRNKKKQTKSSKKNTKKIKNPPVQLQSEAEEEVISAYNLVIEDDDDDIEIEDMTDRHSADEHQSEVGDCKSSVINHDLPGSCSSCPSLCDHSQDYGYASAENNNHSNSTSSPDGSDVACSEGFCNHSGDVPSLKIKCYSNMRTLSCKSLPLQQLLIEELEKDAIVVDDTIIPSEEVEMYKVCAMLVNEKRLKLRETLKSGFANLKDPQSL, from the exons ATGTTGCAAACAGAGAGGATGCCCGACCTGGTGGAAGTGATGAGAATGGGCAAGGACCATCGGCTCAAGCACAGGCAGTTGCCCCTACAAGTCGACGAGAACTTGACT TTGGTGATGGATCTTAGCAACGAAGATTTGGTACAAGAAGTAAAACAAGTACCACCATTAAAAGTTCAATCTTTGGATagttttgtgaaaaaatatcGCATGCTAAACAAACGCGAATTGCAAGATGTATTGAAAGTATccattaaagaaatattagatataatgaGTGAAAGTATCGACTGTGTTGGATGCCGTAGAAG cgctgaaaaattatttggtgAAATGGCCAAACTTGGTCAAAATGCATTGTTTCCTCTTGTTGTAGTTAATAGCAACTTTATTTCTATAAGATATGAATTTTATGATGAAGAAAGGTGCATGTATAATTTACTTCAGAACACCAATGg gaaTCGTTTATCATCAATTGCATCAAGTCGAAGGCaatcaaaaaaaagtaaaagatGTGTTTACCATTCCCTTGAGTCCCAAAGACTTGTCCGACCCATGGCAAGTGGATGGCAAGATATATGGAGACATATGACTGAACCATGTAGAGATGAAATAGTGCTTATAGAAGCTAGTAGTTTATTGAGCACACTGGATAATTACCTCAGAAAACatag ATTTTGTGGTGATTGTCGTACAAAAGTGATGAAAGCATATGCATTACTTATTGAAGAAGAAGATCCGTCCAAAGAAAAAGGTTATATAGAAGAACTTTATGCAGGTATTAAAAGATGTGTTGGGGATAAACACGTCCATTTAGAcactgatattaattatattggtgCATTGATCAGTCGTGCTGAACCAGAATTAATGGGAAA TCGTAGGGAACGCCATGCTAAAACTATAGAGATTGCTCAAGAAGAGGTTTTAACATGTTTGGGTATTTGTGTATATGAACGATTACATAGAATACAATTAAGAATTAGAGAAGAACAATATACTTGCCAAGTTCTGGCAGCAGCAGCCATTGATGGTCTTGCCAGAAGATTTgaa acTGCCATTGAAGTAAAACAAGGATTTACCAAGTTAGatcaattttacaatgaattttcaaaaaaagaaaaaaagacacAAAAAAGAAAACGGCTTAGGAAACAAAAAAgatcacaaaaaaaagaaaacatgcCAATAATGTTGGTAACAAGAATATCATCACCATGTTGTGAT ggATTAGATGAATGCTCATGTGTTGATGAAGATGAAGATGAAGAAGAAATTGATTTTGGTGAAGATGATATTGATTTTGTGGATGATGTTGATGATGGTGTACAATCTAAT gaaaGAGAAGATTCTGatgaaaattgttgttttgtttACGAAGAAAATTGTATGTGTGAACTTCATAATAAAAGATTgaaaaaa caaCTCAAAATGCCCGGTGACcgaaaaaaaagtgtttcgACTCCAATTAAACCATGCAGCTGTGTTGACTGTAATTCTAAAGGGacaagaaaatcaaaaaagaaaaaaaatagtggagAGAAAgaaaaacgtaataaaaagaaacaaacCAAAAGCagcaaaaaaaatacaaaaaaaattaagaatccTCCAGTTCAATTACAAAGTGAAGCAGAAGAAGAAGTTATAAGTGCTTATAATTTGGTTATTgaagatgatgatgatgatattgAAATAGAAGATATGACTGACCGTCATTCTGCTGATGAGCATCAATCTGAAGTTGGTGACTGTAAGTCTAGTGTAATCAATCATGATCTACCTGGTAGTTGTAGTTCGTGTCCATCATTATGCGATCATTCACAAGACTATGGCTATGCATCAGCTGAAAATAACAATCATAGTAATAGTACCAGCTCACCAGATGGTTCAGATGTGGCATGCTCAGAAGGATTTTGTAACCACTCag GAGATGTaccttcattaaaaataaaatgttattctaaCATGAGGACATTATCCTGCAAGTCATTGCCACTTCAACAGTTGTTAATAGAAGAACTG gagAAAGATGCTATTGTCGTTGATGATACAATAATACCATCAGAGGAGGTGGAGATGTACAAAGTCTGTGCAATGTTAGTGAATGAGAAACGTCTAAAACTTAGAGAAACACTTAAAAGTGGATTTGCTAATTTGAAAGACCCTCAGTCCTTATGA
- the LOC114122289 gene encoding copine-5-like isoform X1, with the protein MAMFKPGSSTEPTSEIELTLSCRNLLDCDMFSKSDPMCVVYMKTPETTKWIEICRTECINNSLNPNFVTKVHVLYRFEVQQLIKFEVYDIDSNLHDLKFQDFLGSCETTLGHIVSSVTLTLPLKGVKTNNKGQVIVKAEELPACHDEVTLHFNGKDLVRSDWISKFFSWFSKAYPFLELYKVGEDGQYQLVYRTEVVNWTNNPTWKPLTLPVRSLCGTDFDRDIKVVCYHYKYNGNHSLIGEFHVTMNQLKKGPGPENDHKCVKPKSSKIYGSIRLNHFELKKTFTFLDYIMNGTQINCTFAIDFTASNGDPKDYNSLHYLSNRPNQYEQALVAVGDIIQDYDSDKVFPALGFGARIPPHGDVSHEFFLNLQASDPYCAGIEGVINAYHHCIRSVQLFGPTNFSPVINHVAKFAQAYQDGSQYFILLIITDGVITDMFHTKQAIINASSLPMSIIIVGVGNADFDAMEELDADTVPLEVNGVRATRDITQFVSFKDFQSYDNPALAKANLAREVLAEIPIQIVGYMKSKNIIPTNIKK; encoded by the exons ATGGCCATGTTTAAGCCTGGTTCGTCAACCGAACCAACGTCTGAAATCGAACTGACATTATCTTGCAG aaacttATTGGACTGtgatatgttttcaaaatctGATCCAATGTGTGTTGTATATATGAAAACACCAGAAACTACTAAATGGATTGAAATTTGTCGTActgaatgtataaataattctcTAAATCCTAATTTTGTTACAAaa GTTCATGTGTTATATCGTTTTGAAGTTCAgcaattgataaaatttgaaGTATATGATATAGATTCAAACCTGCATGATCTGAAATTTCAAGATTTTTTGGGATCATGTGAAACTACTCTTGGAcat attgtgTCTTCAGTAACACTTACTTTACCTCTAAAAggagtaaaaacaaataacaaaggTCAAGTGATCGTAAAGGCAGAAGAACTCCCGGCATGCCATGATGAAGTCACCTTACATTTTAATGGAAAAGATTTAGTGCGAAGTGATTGGATATCAAA atttttttcttGGTTTTCAAAAGCTTAtccatttttagaattatataaagtcGGTGAAGATGGACAGTATCAATTAGTGTATAGAACTGAAGTTGTTAACTGGACAAACAATCCTACTTGGAAACCATTAACTTTACCTGTTCGTTCTTTGTGTGGTACTGATTTTGATAGAGATATTAAAGTAGTATGTtatcattacaaatataatggaAATCATTCATTAATAG GAGAATTTCATGTTACaatgaatcaattaaaaaaaggaCCTGGACCAGAAAATGATCATAAGTGTGTCAAACCAAAGTCATct AAAATTTATGGAAGCATACGTCTGAATCATTTTGagttgaaaaaaacatttacatttcTTGATTACATAATGAACGGTACACagataaattgtacatttgcTATAGATTTCACAG caTCTAATGGAGATCCAAAAGATTACAATTCGTTACATTACCTTAGTAATAGACCCAATCAGTACGAACAAGCATTAGTAGCTGTGGGGGATATTATTCAAGACTATGATAGTGATAAAGTGTTTCCAGCATTGGGTTTTGGTGCCCGCATTCCACCTCACGGGGATGTGTCTCATGAGTTTTTCTTGAATTTACAAGCCAGTGATCCATACTGTGCTGGAATTgaag ggGTGATCAATGCATACCATCATTGCATTAGGAGCGTTCAGTTATTTGGTCCTACAAACTTTAGTCCTGTAATCAATCATGTTGCAAAGTTTGCCCAGGCATATCAAGATGGATCACAGTATTTTATTCTGCTAATCATTACTGATGGTGTTATAACAGATATGTTCCATACTAAACAG gccATAATCAATGCATCGTCTTTGCCTATGTCAATTATCATAGTGGGGGTAGGTAATGCAGATTTTGATGCGATGGAGGAACTGGATGCAGATACGGTCCCATTGGAAGTCAATGGTGTTCGTGCAACTAGAGACATTACACAATTTGTATCGTTTAAAGATTTCCAGTCATATGATAATCCAGCTTTAGCTAAGGCAAATTTAGCCCGAGAGGTGCTTGCTGAAATACCAATTCAGATTGTAGGCTACATGAagtccaaaaatattattcctacaaacataaaaaaataa
- the LOC114122289 gene encoding copine-8-like isoform X2 codes for MAMFKPGSSTEPTSEIELTLSCRNLLDCDMFSKSDPMCVVYMKTPETTKWIEICRTECINNSLNPNFVTKVHVLYRFEVQQLIKFEVYDIDSNLHDLKFQDFLGSCETTLGHIVSSVTLTLPLKGVKTNNKGQVIVKAEELPACHDEVTLHFNGKDLVRSDWISKFFSWFSKAYPFLELYKVGEDGQYQLVYRTEVVNWTNNPTWKPLTLPVRSLCGTDFDRDIKVVCYHYKYNGNHSLIGEFHVTMNQLKKGPGPENDHKCVKPKSSKIYGSIRLNHFELKKTFTFLDYIMNGTQINCTFAIDFTASNGDPKDYNSLHYLSNRPNQYEQALVAVGDIIQDYDSDKVFPALGFGARIPPHGDVSHEFFLNLQASDPYCAGIEGVINAYHHCIRSVQLFGPTNFSPVINHVAKFAQAYQDGSQYFILLIITDGVITDMFHTKQAIIKASTLPLSIIIVGVGNADFQSMEELDGDTVKLEVNGVFAARDIVQFVPFKNFQQIENPMNAKSYLAREVLAEIPAQLVGYMKSRNIVPESLHT; via the exons ATGGCCATGTTTAAGCCTGGTTCGTCAACCGAACCAACGTCTGAAATCGAACTGACATTATCTTGCAG aaacttATTGGACTGtgatatgttttcaaaatctGATCCAATGTGTGTTGTATATATGAAAACACCAGAAACTACTAAATGGATTGAAATTTGTCGTActgaatgtataaataattctcTAAATCCTAATTTTGTTACAAaa GTTCATGTGTTATATCGTTTTGAAGTTCAgcaattgataaaatttgaaGTATATGATATAGATTCAAACCTGCATGATCTGAAATTTCAAGATTTTTTGGGATCATGTGAAACTACTCTTGGAcat attgtgTCTTCAGTAACACTTACTTTACCTCTAAAAggagtaaaaacaaataacaaaggTCAAGTGATCGTAAAGGCAGAAGAACTCCCGGCATGCCATGATGAAGTCACCTTACATTTTAATGGAAAAGATTTAGTGCGAAGTGATTGGATATCAAA atttttttcttGGTTTTCAAAAGCTTAtccatttttagaattatataaagtcGGTGAAGATGGACAGTATCAATTAGTGTATAGAACTGAAGTTGTTAACTGGACAAACAATCCTACTTGGAAACCATTAACTTTACCTGTTCGTTCTTTGTGTGGTACTGATTTTGATAGAGATATTAAAGTAGTATGTtatcattacaaatataatggaAATCATTCATTAATAG GAGAATTTCATGTTACaatgaatcaattaaaaaaaggaCCTGGACCAGAAAATGATCATAAGTGTGTCAAACCAAAGTCATct AAAATTTATGGAAGCATACGTCTGAATCATTTTGagttgaaaaaaacatttacatttcTTGATTACATAATGAACGGTACACagataaattgtacatttgcTATAGATTTCACAG caTCTAATGGAGATCCAAAAGATTACAATTCGTTACATTACCTTAGTAATAGACCCAATCAGTACGAACAAGCATTAGTAGCTGTGGGGGATATTATTCAAGACTATGATAGTGATAAAGTGTTTCCAGCATTGGGTTTTGGTGCCCGCATTCCACCTCACGGGGATGTGTCTCATGAGTTTTTCTTGAATTTACAAGCCAGTGATCCATACTGTGCTGGAATTgaag ggGTGATCAATGCATACCATCATTGCATTAGGAGCGTTCAGTTATTTGGTCCTACAAACTTTAGTCCTGTAATCAATCATGTTGCAAAGTTTGCCCAGGCATATCAAGATGGATCACAGTATTTTATTCTGCTAATCATTACTGATGGTGTTATAACAGATATGTTCCATACTAAACAG GCCATAATCAAAGCATCCACACTGCCGCTGTCCATTATCATTGTAGGAGTGGGAAATGCTGATTTTCAATCGATGGAAGAACTGGATGGTGATACAGTTAAACTAGAAGTCAATGGAGTCTTTGCGGCCAGAGATATAGTGCAATTTGtgccatttaaaaattttcaacaaattgaaAATCCGATGAACGCTAAATCATACCTTGCCCGTGAAGTTTTAGCCGAAATACCAGCACAACTTGTTGGATACATGAAAAGTCGTAATATTGTCCCTGAAAGTttacatacttaa